Genomic DNA from Oenanthe melanoleuca isolate GR-GAL-2019-014 chromosome 15, OMel1.0, whole genome shotgun sequence:
ggaacagctcagggaacagctcagggaacagctcagggaacagctcggggaacagctcagggaacagctcagggaatagctcagggaacagctcagggaacagctcagggaacagctcagggaacagctcagggaacagctcaggcacagctcagggacagctcagggaacagctcagggacagctcagggaacagctcagggaacagctcagggacagctcagggaacagctcaggcacagctcagggaacagctcagggaacagctcagggaacagctcagggaacagctcagggaacagctcagggaacagctcagggaacagctcagggaacagctcaggcacagctcagggacagctcagggaacagctcagggaacagctcagggacagctcagggaacagctcagggaacagctcagggaacagctcagggaacagctcagggaacagctcagggaacagctcagggaacagctcagggaacagctcagggacagctcaggcacagcccagggaacagctcagggaacagctcagggaatagctcagggaacagctcggggaacagctcagggaatagctcagggacagctcagggaacagctcaggcacagctcaggcacagctcagggaacagctcaggggacagctcagggaacagctcagggaacagctcagggacagctcagggaacagctcaggcacagctcagggacagctcagggaacagctcagggacagctcagggaacagctcagggaacagctcagggacagctcagggaacagctcaggcacagctcagggacagctcagggaacagctcagggacagctcagggaacagctcagggaacagctcaggcacagctcagggaacagctcagggaacagctcagggaacagctcgGGGAACAGCTCGgggaacagctcaggcacagctcaggcacagcccagggaacagctcagggaacagctcagggaacagctcaggcacagctcaggcacagctcaggcacagctcagggaacagctcagggaacagctcagggaatagctcagggaacagctcagggaacagctcagggaacagctcaggcacagctcagggacagctcagggacagctcagggacagctcagggacagctcaggaacagctcagggaaccagctcagggaacagctcaggcacagctcaggcacagctcagggaacagctcagggaacagctcagggaacagctcagggaacagctcagggaacagctcagggaacagctcagggaacagctcagggaacagctcagggaacagctcagggaacagctcaggcacagctcaggaacagctcaggacacagctcagggaacagctcaggcacCAGCTCgggaacagctcagggacagctcagggaacagctcagggaacagctcaggaacagctcagggaacagctcaggaacagctcagggaacagctcaggcacagctcaggcacagctcaggcacagctcaggcacagctcagggcacagctcaggcacagctcaggaacagctcaggcacagctcaggcacagcagcacccccagctctcccagcacctgcacaggagctgcctggccTGGCTTGTGGCAGGATTTCTGTGCTCTGACCCCCCTCATTCACActcagggagcagcacctgccctggcaagagaaatgcagctgctctgaacaaACCAATCCTTTCCTTGCCTTCTCTCAGGCTCAGGAGGGGACCCAGCTTTCCCCTGAAGGTCACAGTTAAAATTAGATTTGCACTGGCCCagtcctgccccatccccttGGCTCTCCCATTCCCAAAGCTCTGCCTGCACCCCTCACTGAGTAAAAGCAGCTTCTGCTCCCAGGAGGGATCTTCCCCCACttcatgaaattaaaaaaaacccacaagagccactgccagcagtgcctgcctggGGATCAGGGAGCATCTGAAGCAAACACATTCTCCCCCCAGTGGTTCCTCCTAAACCCTTCCCTAACATCAGAGTGAaattttccagctgggagaTCAAGCCTGGTtttcccccagggctgctcaggtgATAACTGCTTAGCCACCAGCAAATTTTATTATACCAAGAGCTCTTCTCCCTTTGTCTCCCACCAAActgattttccagctctgctctgtatCAGTGcatttcttctccatttccctgtcagccaggcagagctgagggctgagtgctgctgtcacctgaAGGGACAAGGCACAGAGGCAAGGGAGACATGAGAATGCCTGtcctgaaacattaaaaaccATCTGGGCTCTGGGTGTGCTTTCAGAGTTTCTGGTCACCCACAGGCAGTGATGCACTAAATTGGAAAGATCATCCTCTGTAAGGAGGAGAGAAGCCCTgcagggatattttgggatatctcagaggggctgagcagcacctgaggagagcacagcatcTCCTGAGCAGCCACCACCACCATCCCCTTTTCCACTGAACCAaccctcccaggctgctgctcctccagagtATTTTTGTTATTCAAAACCAGAGTTTTGAAGAAAACTCCCAGGCAAAGCAGGAAATCTGCTGCTTCTGAGGCTCTCTAaggctccagcccttccctctgaCACCATGAGCAGTGggagaagtgaaataaaatggatAATGAAGAACAGGAAGATTAATAAGGAATGTGAGAGTGAATGAGGGAAATAACTCTTCCATTGTTAGgatggtgctggtggcagcttTATAGCAACTTATCATTTCTATTTAAAGCCTGGTTAGGGGGCTGTAATCTCTCAGCTGTTTTCTGTACCATCTGGCAGAAATTTAGCATAAAATTTGTTCTCTCAGAGGTAAATtaattcttttccctttatCAGAATTGCTGGATTGGGGCAGAAAAACCCAAGATATAGAGACCCACATTCAGGAGTGTTTTTATCAGCTGAAATCCATCTCTGCTTCAAGAACAGCTTGTTGAGATAATCTGGAAATGGGAAGACACCCAGAGGGTtttcagcagtgcctgtgctcctgaagggctgcaggggaggctCAGAGCTGGaccagccccagggccctgccagaggcacagggacacccctgggCTTGTCCTGAGCCCACAGAACAGATCCAGGGgctgggtgtgcccaggggagagcacaggcaggggctgggagtgcctggagcatctctgtcACATCCAGGAGTGTCCAGGggcatttctgtcacatccagGAGTGTCCAGGGGCATTTCTGCACAAACCCAGGAGTGCCTGGAGTGTCCAGGGCACCTCTGTCAGATCCAGCTGCTCAAatctccagctgagcccagccctgctcgtGCTGCCTGTTCCCATCTCTGGCCCTGACATCCCTGCAGGTCCCCCAAACCAAACTGggatcccacagctctgtgcccatctCTGATCCCAAATCAAACTGGGatctcacagctctgtgccctctctGATCCCAAATCAAACTGggatcccacagctctgtgccctctctGATCCCAAATCAAACTGGGatctcacagctctgtgcccatctCTGATCCCAAATCAAACTGGGatctcacagctctgtgcccatctCTGATCCCAAATCAAACTGGGAtctcacagctctgtgtccaCCTCTGATCCCAAATCAAAGCTGGGAtctcacagctctgtgtccaCCTCTGATCCCAAATCAAAGCTGGGAtctcacagctctgtgtccaCCTCTGATCCCAAATCAAAGCTGGGAtctcacagctctgtgtccaCCTCTGATCCCAAATCAAAGCTGGGatctcacagctctgtgccctctctGATCCCAAACCaagctctgtcccctctctgaTCCCAAATcaaagctgctcccagcctggcacagccctgggcaccttccctgtgccccccaggtgCTCCCACCCCCTGGGCTGGCAATGCCAAAGCTCCACTTCCCCATTCCACAGCTGAACCTTTACTTTCCTAAAGCCCAGACTTTCTGATTCCTCTTCCATTAACCTCATTATTCCAGTGCTCTGCTTTGCCCCACGATCATCTGCAGCCTTTGAGTTCAAGGTGCACAGCTTTATCTGCTGAGACAAGACTTTATTTTCCAGTCTGGACTTCCATTATGCAGAAAATAACACAGCTCAGTGGAGGAAGTTTGCTGGAATAATTTGTATCTTTTTACACAAACTGATAATAAAAATTTAGCTCCTTGATgtatttttctcccttaaaCTGTAGTTATGTTTCCTTGAATAGACGAATGCAAGATAAATTCAATTACAGCACAATTTCTCCTGGGGTGAATAACCTTTAAATCAGCTCTGATCTCAAAACACATTAGGAGATAACACACTGTCCATTACATTGTTGAAATTGGGGCTACAGCAGTGCCTGGACTCGTCACTGTGAATATCAAATTATTTATGTTCCTCTTTGCATCCCTGAATACCAAATGAGCTGGGGAACTCAGAGAGCCAGGAGCCCAAAATCAGAGAGAGCCACGAGCCCAAAATCAGAGAGAGCCACGAGCCCAAAATCAGAGAGAGCCACGAGCCCAAAATCAGAGAGAGTCAGGAGCCCAAAATCAGAGAGAGCCAGGAGCCCAAAGTGTCACACTCCATCTCTGGTACAGGACCTGTCACACTCCAGGCTCTGGACAGGACCTGTCACACTCCAGGCTCTGGACAGGACCTGTCACACTCCAGGCTCTGGTACAGGACCTGTCACACTCCAGGCTCTGTACAGGACCTGTCACACTCCATCTCTGGTACAGGACCTGTcacactccaggctctgggtacaggacctgtcacactccaggctctgggtacaggacctgtcacactccaggctctgtacaggacctgtcacactccaggctctggtacaggacctgtcacactccaggctctgtacaggacctgtcacactccaggctctgtacaggacctgtcacactccaggctctgggTACAGGACCTGTCACACTCCAGCTCTGGTACCAGGACCTGTcacactccaggctctggggacaggacCTGTCACACTCCAGGCTCTGTACAGGACCTGTCACACTCCATCTCTGGTACCAGGACCTGTCACACTCCATCTCTGGTACCAGGACCTGTCACACTCCAGGCTCTGGTACCAGGACCTGTCACACTCCATCTCTGGTACAGGACCTGTCACACTCCAGCTCTGGTACCAGGACCTGTcacactccaggctctgggTACAGGACCTGTCACACTCCAGCTCTGGTACCAGGACCTGTCACACTCCAGCTCTGGTACCAGGACCTGTCACACTCCAGGCTCTGGTACAGGACCTGTCACACTCCAGGCTCTGGTACAGGACCTGTcacactccaggctctgggtacaggacctgtcacactccaggctctgggtacaggacctgtcacactccaggctctgggtacaggacctgtcacactccaggctctgggtacaggacctgtcacactccaggctctgtacaggacctgtcacactccaggctctgggtacaggacctgtcacactccaggctctgggtacaggacctgtcacactccaggctctgtacaggacctgtcacactccaggctctggtacaggacctgtcacactccaggctctgggtacaggacctgtcacactccaggctctgtacaggacctgtcacactccaggctctggtacaggacctgtcacactccaggctctgggTACAGGACCTGTCACACTCCAGGCTCTGTACAGGACCTGTCACACTCCAGGCTCTGTACAGGACCTGTCACACTCCATCTCTGGTACAGGACCTGTCACACTCCATCTCTGGTACCAGGACCTGTCACACTCCATCTCTGGTACCAGGACCTGTcacactccaggctctgggTACAGGACCTGTCACACTCCATCTCTGGTACAGGACCTGTCACACTCCATCTCTGGTACAGGACCTGTCACACTCCATCTCTGGTACCAGGACCTGTCACACTCCATCTCTGGTACCAGGACCTGTCACACTCCATCTCTGGTACCAGGACCTGTcacactccaggctctgggtacaggacctgtcacactccaggctctgggTACAGGACCTGTCACACTCCATCTCTGGTACAGGACCTGTCACACTCCATCTCTGGTACAGGACCTGTCACACTCCAGCTCTGGTACCAGGACCTGTCACACTCCAGCTCTGGTACCAGGACCTGTCACACTCCAGCTCTGGTACCAGGACCTGTCACACTCCATCTCTGGGTACAGGACCTGTCACACTCCAGGCTCTGGTACAGGACCTGTCACACTCCAGGCTCTGGTACAGGACCTGTcacactccaggctctgggTACAGGACCTGTCACACTCCAGGCTCTGGTACAGGACCTGTCACACTCCATCTCTGGGTACAGGACCTGTCACACTCCATCTCTGGGTACAGGACCTGTCACACTCCAGGCTCTGGTACAGGACCTGTcacactccaggctctgggTACAGGACCTGTCACACTCCAGGCTCTGGTACAGGACCTGTCACACTCCATCTCTGGGTACAGGACCTGTCACACTCCATCTCTGGGTACAGGACCTGTCACACTCCAGGCTCTGTACAGGACCTGTCACACTCCAGGCTCTGGTACAGGACCTGTCACACTCCAGGCTCTGGTACAGGACCTGTCACACTCCAGGCTCTGGTACAGGACCTGTCACACTCCATCTCTGGACAGGACCTGTCACACTCCAGGCTCTGGTACAGGACCTGTCACACTCCAGCCTTCGAGTGCCACCTCCTGGCTCCCGCATCTCCGGCAGTCCCGGCTCATCCCTGCCCGAGCCGTGCCGGGTTAACCCTTCCATCCCCGGGTcgcagcagctcctccccatCACCAGCCGTGTTTAATCACCCTGAGATCCCTGTGAGATGCAGGAGGGGTTTTCTCCCCCTGGCCGgcagcccaggacaggctgtgcctgctcctaAAGGCACCCAAAGCTTTTTCTGCCAggtaaaaactaaaaaaaaaccacaaaaatccccaaacaaaaaaccaaaccaaaacaaaaaccccacagggtTTCCTGCCAGGAATCAGGAATGTTCCCAGGGACCAGCCCCAACATctcagctctccccagctcagTTTCCTGACTCAGAACTGGCACTTGGCATCCTCACACCCACACCAAGttctgctccagccagaggatttggtgcagctgggagctctccATCCTGCCCCGTGGTGTTCAGCAGAGTTCCTGATGCATCCCAACCCAGCATCCCAAAAAGAGGCacttcccacagccctgcacaaaCCTGCACTCTGCATTTTTAACCACTGGGGCACCAGTACCTGAGGGAAATacaggaattcccagttcctgtggatcaggaaataatttaattggACACTGCAATAGTTTAATTTGTCCAATATTAAGCCCCAGGGTTCTGATGGgaagctggcagccagcagatTTTCAGGCCTCTTTAGAACCAAAACTGCACCAAATCTTGTTCAGGAATTTTTGTTTAAGCGCATTTTTGTTTATCCACATCAGTGCTGGGGGCCACTGCCCTGGTCATGTTCCTGCATTACCTGTGGGTGAACTCCTGCTTTCCAACAGACTCTGTTTCAAAATTCATTCTTATTTTGCATTCCTACTAAAGAGCCATAAATTGGTTTCTGAATCTGGGGTTCACTCTGCTGCCTTAAAGCCATGAAATTCTCCAGTCCATACAAGCCTGAAATGGAcaaatttgcatttaatttgaatttaatttattctaaaGAGCAAGACAACCTTGTCAAGCACCTCCAAAGACAAGCTATGACATTACACCTATTAGTTCCCTGGTTTAAGGCAAGAAACTGAGGTTGTTAGAAAGATGCTTGATGAGAGAAGAGACAAATGGGCTAATTAGGTTAATAACTGTTCCTTAAAGTGACTTCTCAGCATATGGAGATTTTTATGCCCATTACCTCAGCTAGGAGCTGACATCAAACTTCCTGGCTGCCTCCCCTGCATGTGCTCACAGAGCATTTCTGGAGGAACatgtgctcactgctgctgagcaggtCTGGGCAATTAGAGAGGTCATTAATTAGTGCCTGTGCTGGCCATGGAGTGAGCTGCTGGCCTCAGCCACAGCCacattttcatatatatttttatatatatttttatatataaaatactggTGTGCTGCTAgttccttcccaccccagcactcAGGGTGCAGCTCCATGAATTCACTGCCTCCAAATGCAAGAGCCTTTTCCAGGTCACCTCTCCAATTTAATCAATGTCAAAGCACTTCCTAGAGCTGAGGGCAAGGGGAAGGAGAATgggctgccaggagctcagccacagcagcagggctcaggatAAAGCAGGATTCAGGGTAAGGAGGAATTCAGGACccactgtgctgcaggatgctccCTGTGGATGCTGCACCTCATTCCCTTGCCTAAGGTAAGGGATAATCAGAGTTTCTCCTGCTGattcccacactcaggacaccTAAACCATCAATCTTCCTCTTCTCCCCAAACAGAACTCAgtaataaaaaggaataaaggcAGAACTCACTTTTTTCCTGGAGTCCCTTCTGTGCCCGTGGcctcagcagcaggactgccctgagctgcacctgtcccacagctgcctctcctctcctctcctctcctctcacccagcccagcctgccccagccctgcccctctcctgcctcccacctgcccaggctcctgcttcccactgctccaggTGATTTCACTCCCAATCCCAGGAGGAgggggctgctccccagccctgcctccctgcaggacacacctGCTCACATTTTCATCTTTACAGGCTCTCCTCCAAGTGCAAATTGTTACCAATGAATTTCTCTGCTGGCTCCCACAGGTGACTGTGCTGACAGCAGgtgagctccagcagctccctgtgcccaccccagtgcctctggagctgcagcaggaatgggaatcCTGCCATTTGACCCAACCTGCATTTCTCAAATAAATGATATTTCACAGCCCAGTGGTTTCCTCCCTGCTGAGATGATCATTTATGGTGCCTcactcagagcagggctgtgacacaaTTTTTGGTCAGTGCAAGACAAGTGGAAAAAATTCAGTAGCAGCCTCTGAAGCCCCATGTTCTGTAGCTTGAGAAAAACTGGATGTGAAGGCAGGGCTCagttctttcccctttttttacCTCCCTTGTTGTCTTTTcaaatccagcctgtcctgctctgggttcctgctggtgctgcacaggTGGGACTGCTCCATCCTGTGCCATCACAGGACACTGTTTTTGCTCCAACACTGCATTTCtcactcctctgctgcagctccaggctgtcaATGCCTTTCCCACCTCAGGGACACCTGTGTTTTCCCAGGAAGAGCCACAtcattcattaattaattaatggcaggagctgcccatgCCTGGAGCTGCTTCATGCATCTCTATCCTCCCTCCAGAAATCCTTAAATCCTCCTCCAGGGCACTGGATGCAGCACTTCACAGAAAGGACAGAGCAGCCCCCCCTGAGGAAAGAGAGGTTAATTTGTCAAGCTGTGTAAAGCATTTTAATTACAATTCATATAACAggtataaataaatattacattCTTTCAGTCTACAATGCATACTAGGCATATCTTGTTAAAACGTCCATCTATGTTATTGGGTGGCAGGATTGACTTTGtccaagtaaaaaaaaaaaaaaaaaaccaaaacaaaaaaacaaacccaactaCGGAGTTTAGtaattaaaaatcccaaaataacGAAACACATGGCAAAGACAGGATGCAAGTGCTTCTGGCTATCAGGACATCACACTGATATAATACTGCTTTTAGTCAGGAGAGCTTTGGGAGGACAGTGGTTTCCTCATGGAATAGATTTTGATCTGTGTCCCCCAGGAATGTGAGCTGGCACTGAGTGAACACAGTTCTGCCAGTTCACAGCAGGAATTAAATCTCTGTTTTGTATTCACTTCTGATTTGTTACTGGGCTGGTCTTTGTTTATTCAAGCATCAGATTTAAAATCTAGTCAAAACTTTTCAGTCTTAGCTGGTccaatggcaaaaaaaaacaactccaaaatgtataaaatatctCCAGGTACTTCTTGATCTTGCTTCAGCAAtatttccctccctccctcccaacagtgtgcccagagctcagctctcccagtaCAAGGGAATTAAAGGCTGGGGGCAATCAGGGTCTTTCTGTCCATCCTTCTTCTTGCTTCCAGTGCTTGATGAGAGCTGGTGACGtcagaataaagagaaaattgcAGCACAAAATTATGAATTCATGAAcctggtttaaaaaaacaaaaacccaaaacaaaccaagagCCCAACTCCAGCTGTACACATGTGAATGTCTCAGTTCCAGGTACATTTAGGATGCACCAGTGGGGCACTCCCACTGCTTGGGACTTGTAAAAAAATCTAACAGAAACCAGCACCTTCTTCCCTTGGTGAAAAACACAGGAACTTTGGTTGTGGAAAGTTAAAACGAGCAACTAAACAAACAATCCAAacctgaaaggaaaatgaaaattcttccAAGCAGAACATCTTTCTAGCTAGGGTGGAATGCAGGCTCAGGCTTCCAGAAGAGACACCACGTGGAAATTATCAGTCAATACTTATCCCCTGAATTCTTTAAATGACAGGAGACTGTTTACAGCTAACTTAGAAACAGAATGTTCTTGGCCCCACTGCGAACttattgaattttaaattttcctgttttcaagatatttaaaagaaaaatacaagagGGAAAATGATTCTGTTTCAATTTACAAGACAAAtggaaaagtgaaaatgagAATACCAGGtaatttcttcctccttcacaGGTAACGCCAAAGACACATCTTCATTTCCAAAGAGggaatgaaaagaaacagctcGAGTACCAATATGAGAAGTCCCCTTGTGGGTCACACGTCCATACCTGTGATGTTTTATCAGGTATTGTTTGCCTCTTGCTTATTCTTTTCATGCTCTTATATTCCCTCATTTCTTTTTACAGCTATTTTTGGTACTGTGAGATATTACTACCATTATTACTTGTATGACCcataaaatgaattttcacaACCTCATCTTGCCCAGTTCATCGTGTTGGTCACAGCATTCCCCTGTTCCTTTCTGCTATTTGTATTCCATTTCCTGAATCcgtgagaagcagaaaaaccacggggggaaaaacaaaacaaacaacaaaaaaccaacaggacaaagtgaaaaacaaaaacaaaccatggACAGTTTGGCAAATTTCTTTCCCTGATTATAAAAACTGCCTCATCACTTCTGCTGGCgaccccctcccctccctgtcGCCCGTCCTAACATATGCTGTAGAACTGAAGGCATCAAGGTGTGGTTAAACCCAGAGAAACCCCGGCAGGGAGAGCTACACTTTGTCCTTGAACTTCCCCGCGTGGTTCCGCTTCTCTCGGGAGTCCCCCAGCTCCACGTCCTGGCACACCCACTGAATGTCATCGTCGTTGCCGCCCAGGATGGAGTTGACGGTGGGGCAGCCGTCGTCGGGCGGGATGGTGGTGAAGGTGGTGAACTTCACCCTCTTCCTCCTGGAGGTGGGCGAGCGCGGGGGCTCCGCGGGCCCGCTGCCCGCGCTGTCCCGGGCCTGCAGGCCGCGGGCGGCGCCGCCGTTGAGCAGCAGGCCGCGGTCGATGGCCGTGGTGCGCTCGGCCGCGCCCTCGGCCGGCTCGGCCTCGGTGCCCAGCCACACCCAGTCGTGCGAGTGCGCCATGCTGCTCTGGCCCTCCACCAGCACCTGCTTGTGGCGGTACCGGAGCGCGAAGGCGGCGCAGTTGATGAGGAACACCAGGATGGCCAGGCAGAAGACGCCCAGCAGGGCGTACATGCCGATCTCCAGGTCGCTGAGCCCCCGGGGGGACTGCACCAGCTCGTCCTCCACGCCAGGCCCTCCTCTGGGCAGCTCCACCTGCGCAGGGAAGTTGGTGAAGTCGATGGGGATGTTCTGCAGCTGCCCGTCGTCCGGGCCGTCCAGCCGGTTGTTCCTCACCACCTTATTCCTGAGGACGGGCCTGGCGGTGGTGCTGGCCCTGCCGAGGGTCCCCTCGCCGCggtggccctggtggccctggtggccctggcgctcctgctcccagccccgctgccgccgctcgCTGGCGCGGTTCTCCAGCTCCTCGCCGTAgtcgccgcccgccgccgcctccgcgTCGTTCTGGCCGAACTTGACCCGCACGCTGCCGCTGCCCACGGCCAGCACGCTCTTCCTCTTGGACTTCTGGCAGGCCTCGGAGATGAGCATGTCCACCCTGAGCAGCGCGCCCTGGCCCTCGCCCTCGGCCGCCACCACGGGCCAGCGCGGCGCCGCGCCCGGCTGCACCGACAGCACGCCCTGGTCCAGCGACACGGCCGACAGCGAGAAGTCCTTGGGGTCGTAGATGTCCAGAGGGGTGACAGAGCTGTCGCTGAACTGGATCCAGGTGCTCACCACAGCCTCCTGAAAGGACAGGGAGATGGTTAAAGACAAACCAGCTCATCCGTGGAAACGGGGCACGCTGACAGCGCTGCGCCCAAAGCCTCGAGTGATGGAGCAGAAAACTGGACACGTTTCTCACTGAAGGCTCCACTGTTACCCTCCCTGCAAGTGTTTTGCACAaggacacagaaaataattgatATGAGATGTCTTTATTACCAGAGTACCCATTAGCAAGCGACAATTCTGCAAGCTCTGTAAGGAAAGTCATTCCTGTCGTACAAAAGCCAAAAGAGGCAAATCACAAAATTTACTGGAGGCACTTGACAGAACACTTATTTTCCTCATGTTCCACATGCACAGGTGTCATGAGGAGCTGTCAAATTAAGTATCTTAGCAGGAGTAAGGAGCTACCACAATATCTTGGAaatggctggagcaggagattCACCTGGAAGAAAATGACTCACAGAACAATTGCCATTTTGCTGGAGGAAGGTTTGTTTTaagtaaaacacattttatccTTGAGATAATGGAAAAGTTCACCAAATTTCTGTGTCGAGAAGACGAGGATGGGGATTCTGGCATGATCTCTGCAATAAAATTACAAGTGGCCTGGATTTAATTGGTCTGTCTGTATGCTCAGCAGGTAGCACTGTCAGAAGTCAGCattagaaacaaacacaaagccAGAGGTCAGCTCTTTGCCATGTGAAATCCCATCCAGATGACACAGATATTTACTCCTCCACATCTCAATAGCTTTCTTTGCAGgacatttctttaatttttcatttgttctatGTCTTGCCTGTGCAGCCAGCAGAAGGCCAGGCAGATTGCCAGAGTGCAACTTCCCACAAAAGTGAAGTTCTTTCCTTCCCACACTTCAACCACAAATGGCTCTAATAACTTCACACTTGGGTACATCAGAACAACTGGGCTGA
This window encodes:
- the LOC130259849 gene encoding transmembrane protein 132C-like gives rise to the protein MKGKVNALVNFTYQYLSAPLQMTVWVPRLPLQIDISDTELSQIKGWRVPVVSNKRPARDSDDEDEEERRGRGCTLQYQHAMVRVLTQFVAEDSGPWGQLSYLLGSDWQFDITDLVRDFMKLEDPHIARLQEGRILVGREVGMTTMQVLSPLSDSILAEKTVTVLDDKVTITDLGVQLVSGLSLFLQPSAATSRAIVATAVAQELLHTPKQEAVVSTWIQFSDSSVTPLDIYDPKDFSLSAVSLDQGVLSVQPGAAPRWPVVAAEGEGQGALLRVDMLISEACQKSKRKSVLAVGSGSVRVKFGQNDAEAAAGGDYGEELENRASERRQRGWEQERQGHQGHQGHRGEGTLGRASTTARPVLRNKVVRNNRLDGPDDGQLQNIPIDFTNFPAQVELPRGGPGVEDELVQSPRGLSDLEIGMYALLGVFCLAILVFLINCAAFALRYRHKQVLVEGQSSMAHSHDWVWLGTEAEPAEGAAERTTAIDRGLLLNGGAARGLQARDSAGSGPAEPPRSPTSRRKRVKFTTFTTIPPDDGCPTVNSILGGNDDDIQWVCQDVELGDSREKRNHAGKFKDKV